The segment TTCTATTACCATAGAGAAGCGGGCACACAGTCTGCCCATTTAACAGCTAACTCTGTGGGACTGGCCCTGGCTCTAGGGGTCACAATGCTGAAGGGTCCAGGATCCCAGCACACTGGGGGGCGCCAAGTGTGTGAGTTGGGTTGCCCATGGGTATGAACTGCTAAGAGATGGCATCAGCACCAAAGGCCTGTGCCAGCTTCCCAAGGTAACCAAGGCTAAACCAGGACCCTCATGTACACATGCCCCTGGTCCACCATCAGTAAGATGGGTACAGGCACAAGTGCacccctgggggcagggagggggcacagTCCCCCTCAGAGCCCTGGGGAAGCCAAGCAGCAGAGGGGCCCAGGGTCAGTCACCGCCCCTCCTACCCCGTCCCTCCACAACAGAACACCAGCCCGGGAGTCCTACAGTGTTGGGAGGAAACATCTCTAGTCACAGGCTAAATGTCTTTGGTGACAGAGAAGCAATCACAGGCTAAGAAGGACTGTGTTCGTTTTAAGTAAAGAAGAGTACGTTCAGGCAGGCTTGGAGGAAACAACAACTACAAGCCCTCATCCAAGATGGCTAGCAGTTTAACTGAGCCATGAGGCACATTCATTTTGTTGATCTGGGATGGCAGGGCCTAAAGCGATGAGACTTGGCAGgctctctctccacacacctcAGGGAGCAGGCCTTTCCCAGGAAGCAGCCTGAGGCTGGGGAAGGAGAATGGGGTTGGGGGGTTGCCTGTCCCTGCCTGAGCCTTTATACAGTGAAGACCCACCTCCAgccgggaggggagagggggcagggtgAGGATGGCAAGACATAAGGGAGGAAAGTGACCTGTTCTTATAAGTCAAATCCACACAGCTAAGCACAGCCATGCACAGGCTTTTCCCTTATAAACACCCTCCTGATGCTGAGGGGGGCCTGGGGACGGGCCcagagggcatgggttctatcccctCCTCTGGCCTGTCTCCTGCAGCCTCCTCCATGCACTGAAGCCCGGGGCTGTGCAGCAGCCTCTCTCCTTGGACCTCCGCTGGGCCCTGGAGGGACCAGGCAGAGCCCCTGGGACCATGGTTGGACTGAAGCCTTCGGAGGTACCTCCCACAACGGCTGTGAAGTTCCTGGGGGCAGGCACAGCGGCCTGCTTTGCTGACCTCCTCACCTTTCCACTGGACACGGCCAAGGTCCGCCTGCAGGTAGGCGCCCTTTGGCCGAGGGTCATTATTCCCATCAGCGGAGGGGCTGAGTTCTCCACCGGGACACCTGCAGTGTCTGCCCACTCGCTCTTCCTCACAGTGGACCCTGAGCAGGCCACTCACCCCACTGCCCACGACCCTGCCTCACCACCTCCCCATCACCATCACCCAAGACCAAAAGATCTTAACTCCTTGGCAGGACGTGCCAGGGCCCTTCATGGCCTTGCCCTACTTTGTAAGCCAAAAAGTGAGAAGTAGAAGTAAGGAATTACTGGGTGAGCTTGGGCAAGCCACTGACAACTTGTACCAAGAAAAACAATCCACCCTGTTTTCCCTGAGGATCCAACACCACACTTGTGTACAAGTTTGTGGGCTGGAAACTGCTACACAAAACTGTCATTTTTACTGGGATGTGACGCTGTGATCATGCTTGTTCCGAGGTCCAGCCCCAAGCAGGCCCCCCTGCACACAGCCCCGTCCACCCCGCACCCAGCTCCTCACACCGCTGCGGGGTGTCCCTCAGATCCAGGGGGAGAACCAGGCGGCCCGGAGCATGCAGTACCGCGGGGTGCTGGGCACCATCCTGACCATGGTGCGCACCGAGGGCCCCTGCAGCCCCTACAAAGGGCTGGTCGCAGGCCTGCAGCGCCAGATGAGCTTCGCCTCCGTCCGCATCGGCCTCTACGACTCCGTCAAGCAGTTCTACGCCCCCAAGGGATCGGACCGTGAGTGCCGAGGGGGTGGGTGGAAACAGAATCTAGACTGTGGGTCAGAAGACCAGGGCAGTGCAGactcagaggcagagctggggcgTGAGAAGTTGGTAACATGCTCATGAGAAGACTCAGCCTCCGTTAAGGAGGCTCTGGAACCTTGGCCCGAGAGAGGAAGGCATCGAGCAGGGGAAGCGCCCAGAGAGGTGCTGGGTGGTGGAACACTGGCCTACTGACTCTCCTCCTCTCCAGACTGCAGCATCACTACCCGGATTTTGGCGGGCTGCACCACCGGGGCCATGGCGGTGACCTGTGCCCAGCCCACGGATGTGGTAAAGATCCGATTTCAGGCCAGCGTGCACGCTGGGCCCGGGAGCAATAGGAAGTACAGTGGGACAATGGATGCCTACAGGACCATCGCCAGGGAGGAAGGGGTTCGGGGACTGTGGAAAGGTAGGTCTGGACTCCAGGTTCAGGGGGTCTTGGGCAGTGATTTCCCTACCCTAGGGCTGAAGCAGGGAACTGGGCAAGGTGGGAGCTCCCAGCACGTGTATTCCAGCGACTCTAAAGGAACATCCTAACCATTGCAGCATCCCAGCTGGCCCACCACACTGCCCCAAATTCAGTTCAGTTTGCCAACTCTTCACCACGTGCAGGactgtgagggagagagaagtgaATAGAAGACCACCTCGTGGCTCTCACAGTCACACAGAGGAGAGGGGACGTGTCAAGGAGCAGCTATTCCACAGGGCAGGATGTGCTGGGTTCTCGCGCAGGGACAGGGCCGGAGCCAGGAGAGGCCACGCAGGCTGGGGGTTGGGGCGGGGGAGAGGTGACACACAGTCTGGGCCTCAAAGGCTGAGCTCCTGGTgtgcagagagggagggaagggcctCCCCAGCAAAGGCTGACGAGGGTGACTGCAGGGCATGGAGAAGAAACAGAGGCCACTGGGGGAAGCAGCCATGAGGAGGGGGCTTCCTTGGGAACAAGGCTTTAGGGTTCCCTACGTGTCTGAGTGGTGACCACCTTGACAAATGCTGTTGTCTCTCCCACATGTGGCCGGGGCTCACATGAATCTTGCAGAGGAAACAGTGACCCAGTGAAGGTTAAAGGCAGGACACCCGGGTCACAGTCTAACTTGCTGTGTGCCTTCCTGGAGCCCGGCCCTCATCTGTGAAACCAGGGGGGTGGTCTTGATGCTCTCCAAGGGCCCTGCCAGGGCTACATCCTGTCACTGTTCTAAGATCCTCGCCTCCCTCTTCCAAAGAAAGGCTTCCTTTTCTGGCTCTAGCCAGGTCTCAGGGgggcatattttaattttgatagacATTGCAGATTATCCTCTGAACTGTGGCCCAAACAAACACAAGAGGGCCTCTCTGGTTTTTGTCTCTAAGATGGACATGGATAACCTGAGAGTTTTTAAACATCAGAAAGGAAAGTATGGAATCTGCCCACCTGAGGTGGGCTCCTCTGAGACCCCTGGAATATGGCACCATGTCCCCCCAACTGGGGCCTGTGGCCTTGCAGCCAGGGGTTCCATTTCTCCTCTTCCCCACTCATCAGCCCCAACCCCTCCCTGACAGGAACTCTGCCCAACATCACGAGGAATGCCATCATCAACTGTGCTGAGATGGTGACCTACGACATCATCAAGGAGAAGCTGCTAGACTGCCACCTGCTCACCGGTGAGGCCCTGGGCTCCAGGCAGACAGCCCTCCCATAGCAGAGAGGGAACCCGGGACTCCAGAGAGTGGGCACCACCCACGGGCAACTGGGCTTTAGAAGGAGTAGAGGGAGGCGCAGTGCCCAGCAAAAAGTGCCCAGTACATCATTATGATGAATAGGAAAGAACCCCAGACAGGAGGCCCGAGACCTGGCTTCCAGCCCCGTGCCACCTCTCCCCATGCACCTTTAAGCAAGGGTCACCTTCTCTTACTACAGTTTCCTCCAACTAGGTGGTTGGACTGGTTTACCTTCCAACTCTGGGACAGCCCAGTTCTGTTTTACGAGTCCTTACCAAGAGCTCCGCCCTGGGCACTGAGAGAGATTTGGAAAACACTATCCTTACCCTCAGGGAGTTCACAGTTTCATGAGGGACAAACAGTGGACACATATGAAACAGAAAGCAAGGGTACTCCTCATCTCACAGCCCAATATTTGTTCTTCCCTAACCTGCGACAGACAACTTCCCCTGCCACTTCATCTCTGCCTTTGGAGCTGGCTTCTGTGCCACAGTGGTGGCCTCCCCAGTGGACGTGGTGAAGACCCGGTATATGAACTCACCCCCAGGCCAGTACCGCAGCCCCTTCGACTGTATGCTGAAGATGGTgacccaggagggccccacagcCTTCTATAAGGGGTGAGCCTCCCCTCCTACTGCCAGTATGCCCTCCTAGAGGCAcaggcctccctccccacctcccttccttccccccatgTGGACTGTGTCTACCATGGGTCCACCTGGAAACACACTGGTGAACAGCACAGGTGTAAATGCCACAAAGGTCAAGTATAAAGACCTacggaaatgattttttttttttttttttttttgtggtatgtgggcctctcactgttgtggcctttcccgttgcggagcacaggctccggacgcgcaggctcagcggccatggctcacgggcccagccgctccgcggcatgtgggatcttcctggaccggggcacgaacccgcgtcccctgcatcggcaggcggattctcaaccactgcgccaccagggaagcccggaaatgaTTTTTAGAAAGAGTGGACCAGGTCTGATTTGGAGAGTCAGGGAGGCTTATCTGAGAAAAAGATGTCTAGGCATAGGTCAAAGTGCCATCCCCAAATGTCCTGGGCAGAGTAGGAGGAGGGAAAGGTGGTAGGTAATCCTGAGACTTTTCCCTGACCCACCGCCATCACTGTGGATCACCACAGTCAGCAGCCCTAATGCCCAATGTGCTTCATGTTTTCTTGCTTCTCTGCCTTGGCATTTACTGTTCCCTCTACGTGGAATGCCTTTCCTGTGCCATCCACATGCTCTACATCTTAGCTGTCCTTCAAGACTagttcaaatgccacctcctccctaACACTCTCAGGTGTAAATTTTCCCATTCTGTGAACTTCAGTGATACCTCCTCCACACCATTTTTATGGGATCTACCACTTCCTACTTTGTATCAATATTATAGTATTTGTAAGTTTAAATTATCCCCCATGCTGGAGTGCAGGCTCTTTGCAGCCAAGGACTGTGgcttatacagttgacccttgaactacGCGTGGGTTAAGGGCATGGACCCCATGCAGTTGAAAATAcgtggacagggcttccctggtggcacagtggttgagagcccgcctgccgatgtaggggacacgggttcgtgccccggtccgggaagatcccacagccgtggagcacctgggcccgtgagccatggctgctgagcctgcgcgtccggagcctgtgctccacaacaggagaggccacaacagtgagaggcccgcgtaccgcaaaaaaaaaaaaaaaaaaaaaagaaaagaaaatacgtGGAcaatttatagttggccctccatacaTGAGGTTCCTCCATTGTCATTGTTCCTCCATATCCctggttccacatccacagattcaaccaaccacggatccAACCAACCGCAGATCAtacagtactgtagtatttaatattgaaaaaaaaaatctgtgtacaaGTGGACCCTCACGGTTCAAAcctgtgctgttcaagggtcaactgtatatacctTCCATATCCCAGAGTCCCCAGCACCAAGGCAGCACTCTATAGTGTAGTCATTAACAATCATCGTGACTGCTAAGTCCCTAAGTATGAGGCCTTTTGCTAAGCACTTCACAGATACTACCTCACCCCCCTGAACTGGGCCGTGTTCTCCACATTTACTGGGGAAGAGACTGAGGCTAAGAAAGGTCATGGAACTTGTCCCAGCTCACAAAGTTTGAACAGCAGAGCCACGGCTCAAACCCTGACCATCAGATACCACCCACATCGTCCATCCCATGCTAAGCTCTTTGCTTGGCCCTCTTACCTCCACCACTGAGGAGAATTTTCTGGCGCCCAGCGTTAGATTGGGCCCAACAAGCAACCATGTTCTTGACCCTGGGATGACGTCACAAAACTGAGTTCCAGCTGACAGTTATTTTCCTGTAAGTGCCTCCATCATTTCACTCTTCAGCTGTAGCCACTTGTCTCGGTTTGTACTTTCACTTGGCAAACATTCACTGAGCATCTTGCGGGTGCTGGGCCCTGTGCTGTGCTTTGAAGAGCAGCCAACCAGTAAGGGACATTTATTGAGGATTTACTAATACCAAGCCCTGTGCTATGTGCTGTaccttaactcatttaatcctctagACAACTCTGTGCGGTAGGTGTTGCTGTCTTCATGTTACAGATAAGTaagctgaggctgagaaagaTTAAGTTCAAGGAGCTGGTCAAGCTAGGATATGAATCCAGGTCTAACGCCAGAGTTCACATTCGTTGTCCCCATGCTATACGCCCTGTGAGGGGCCCAGGCTGAGGGTTCAGGAGAGGCCTTGGTGGGAGGTTCTGGTGCCCAAGCTGAGTCCCACAGAGCCGAGAGCGAACAGCCTGGCAAGGAGAGAAGAAGATATTCCAAGCCGAAGGAGCAACATGGGCAAAGGTGTGGGAGGAAGCGTCTGGCAGGAGCTGAGAGGACCAGGAGGGGATTAGCGGAGAGAGAGGCTGAAGAAGAGGCAGGGGCCGGGCCGCTCCCAgagtctgcgaagcacagccgAGGGGGGGCTCTTGCCCAGGCGCGCTACCTACCGCAGGACTGGCAGGCTCTCCGGAGAGTAGCTAAATTTGGTGTCACGTTGTTTTTGCCCTGGGGGGCCTCCAGCTGGAGGCCGGGGTCTCCGCAGGGGTAGCCACTCAGGTTGTAAATGAGCCCAGAAATACCCAGCAGCAGAATGGAATCAGGTGGTTTTAACTGAGCTACTTAACCTCggtttctaaagagaaaaaactGGCAACAATCATAGCTACCTGATAGAACTGTGAGAATTAACTGCCTGACACAGTAACACGGCTCAAAatgttagttttctttcctttcctaacTCCAGCTTCTGCCTAAATTCCTTCAGTAGAGAAGAAAATGCCTCAACAATCTCAGAAAATGCTCGCGAATAACAGTCCTTTGGCACCAGCACCGAGTGGGGGAGAGCACATAGATCCGTGTGGGACTCCAGTCCACCCACCTGACCATGTGGTTGTTTCTCTCATCAGATTTACACCCTCATTTTTGCGCTTGGGAGCCTGGAATGTGGTGATGTTCGTCACCTACGAGCAACTGAAACGGGCCTTGATGAAAGTCCAGATGCTACGGGAATCTCCGTTTTGACTAAGACAAGGCCACTTGGTACTTAACTAGGACAAAACCAGTTAAGGATAGAATAAAGCAGCGGTCCACACACACAAGGACATAGACCCACACATGTTTACGGAACTGTTTACTTGCTGCTGACTcaagaaatagaagaggaggaaggactGTGGTCTTCACTGCTTTGTCTTAAGAATACCTTTGTTTTGCActgacaaaatggaaaataaattacattaatttgTGAAACCCATCAGGTTGGATGCCTAACATTTaggcaaggaaaaacaaaacagatccaTTTGGATAAAACGGAAGTTTGCAAACTTATGTCCCCTGAAAAATCTGATTAGACGATGAATTATAAACAGGAAAGGGACAGGAGTGGCATGCGATTCACTTGGAAATCAGCTAAGGAGTCTACAGGGGCACTGCCAAAGCAACACAAAGCTTTTGACTGCAGCCTTCGGTTAGCCATGGATCATCAGCTATATTTGTAGCGTGCCTGCTGTGTAAAACCCACTGGAATTCCAGGAACtgtgagaagaaaaggagaaaacctaGAACCTGTGTCAAAGGAGCACTGCTGAGCCAGTGTGAGGCTTAGACACATAAATGTTTGCTCATGACACTGGAGAATCAAGAGGGTGGCCTCAGTCTCtttcctgtaaaatgggagtaataatccCTTTCCTCCTACCTCACTTGGAGTGTTTATGAGCATCAAGTGAGAAGGTGGGCAAGAAAGCACATTATAAAAGCAAAAGCTCTGTACAAATGTAAATATCAGGACGATGCCTTGGGAAAGATTTTGTCGGTCAGTGAGGAAGTGCCAGGGAAGAAGTTTTTGAAAGACACAGTTGTCTTGAGGTGAGACCACAGGAACCAGGGGTTTGGGGGCCAGGGGTGACAGAGAATGATGTGCAGCTGCAGGAGCCCCCAACTCTGTGCTGGACTGTGAGACACCTTGAAGGGTGTGGAGTTTAGGGACAAAGATAAATACTGGGCTGAGAGCCTAAAGTACCAGGACTCAGAATTTTTGGAAAATTACTATGACTCAATAAAGGAATTCACATCTTGAGTGTGGGAATGAGAATAGCcacttttctgccttctctttcttGGATGGAATCACCCTTTCTCGCTTCAGGCTTCCTGTGTGTCAGCGCTGGGCCACACCTGGCCCACAGACATACACTGCCTTCTGCCCTTCTGCAGGCTGGCTACTCTGTCGTTTAGGGGTTCGGCTCCACCATCTGTAAAAGGCAGGCTTGAACCAGATAACCTCCTTCTGAACTTAACTGTCCGTATTTCACATTGATAATTGGGACCCAGAATGCCAGACTTTCTGCTTCTTAGCAGCCTGTGTGGCTCTGATGACAGAACTGGGttcaaaccacacacacacacacacacacacacacacacacacacacacacacacagagctattAGCAACCTAACCATGGGGAATCCTTGCACCTCAGAGTCCTACAGAGAAGTGGGAATGACAATCCTCACTTTGCAGGAGGTGCTCAGTGATGTCATCCTTCCTTCCCTACTCTGACTGCTCTGAACCCTGGGGAAAAACGAACATCCACTTTCCTAAATCAGCACTTTCCTAAACCTAAATCACAATTTTTGAGCATCTACATATACGAAGTGGAAAGtccaagcaaaagcaaaaaaaaaaaaaaaattattttgatttaatgTCTGGTTCATCTTTCAAATAAAAGCtatatttaaaactttctctttcttttgactTAACGGCATGTGCAAATCATTTTTAAACACTTGGTCTTGATTTGTAAGTTCCTAGAGGCCAAGGACTATGCCTTCCATGAGTTTCTATGTAGCAATATTAACCCATCATCTATCCAGAGCATACTATTCAGATGATGATGCTGAAAGAGAGGGGATAAATGCTTCTGAGACATATTTTGATTGAGATCAGAAGCCTAGTGACCTCCAACTTCAGGCTTTTGGGAGAGGGAAAACAAGATTGGTGGGAGGTCTTCTGAGGTTCTTCTGGGCAAAATACTAGATCTCTTTCCCCACTTCTTAAAGGCAGAGGTTGAACCAAATGACCTAAGACTAAAGTTCTGTGATTCTAAGAACTAAGAGCTTCCTCCAAGCCACAGGCATTCCCTTCCTAGTCCTGCCTCCCAATTTCTGCCACCAGGAAGCCAGGGATGCAAACTGCTGAGGTCAGATCACCAGCTGAGGCCAATACCCATTCCCCCACtgcaccctcacagacacatacCTCCATCAAGTCATTCAAAatgttaccgaaccaaacttgaATCCTCTCGCCCACACACAGTAAAGCtgatctactgacactgggttgtggtgaaggaaagtacagcactTATTGCAGAGCACCAAGCAAGGAGTTCAGGAAAGCTAGTACTCAAAACATGTGAACTCCCtaatggtttgttttgttttgtttgtttgtttgtttttggctgggtCGAGTCTTAGTTGTGACACGCTGGATCTTTCGTCACAGCgaacaggcttctctctagttgtggtgcacgggcttgtctttagttgtggcacacaggctcagtagttgcagtgcatgggctctctagctgcagcgcgcgggcttagtttccctgtggcatgtgggaccttagttcctcaaccaaggatcgaacccacatccccttcattagaaggcggattcttaaccaccagggaccACTCGGGA is part of the Kogia breviceps isolate mKogBre1 chromosome 7, mKogBre1 haplotype 1, whole genome shotgun sequence genome and harbors:
- the UCP3 gene encoding putative mitochondrial transporter UCP3 isoform X1 translates to MVGLKPSEVPPTTAVKFLGAGTAACFADLLTFPLDTAKVRLQIQGENQAARSMQYRGVLGTILTMVRTEGPCSPYKGLVAGLQRQMSFASVRIGLYDSVKQFYAPKGSDHCSITTRILAGCTTGAMAVTCAQPTDVVKIRFQASVHAGPGSNRKYSGTMDAYRTIAREEGVRGLWKGTLPNITRNAIINCAEMVTYDIIKEKLLDCHLLTDNFPCHFISAFGAGFCATVVASPVDVVKTRYMNSPPGQYRSPFDCMLKMVTQEGPTAFYKGFTPSFLRLGAWNVVMFVTYEQLKRALMKVQMLRESPF
- the UCP3 gene encoding putative mitochondrial transporter UCP3 isoform X2, with translation MVGLKPSEVPPTTAVKFLGAGTAACFADLLTFPLDTAKVRLQIQGENQAARSMQYRGVLGTILTMVRTEGPCSPYKGLVAGLQRQMSFASVRIGLYDSVKQFYAPKGSDHCSITTRILAGCTTGAMAVTCAQPTDVVKIRFQASVHAGPGSNRKYSGTMDAYRTIAREEGVRGLWKGTLPNITRNAIINCAEMVTYDIIKEKLLDCHLLTDNFPCHFISAFGAGFCATVVASPVDVVKTRYMNSPPGQYRSPFDCMLKMVTQEGPTAFYKGSLTVVTSPVAKHRLRTRRLRGHGSRA
- the UCP3 gene encoding putative mitochondrial transporter UCP3 isoform X3, which translates into the protein MQYRGVLGTILTMVRTEGPCSPYKGLVAGLQRQMSFASVRIGLYDSVKQFYAPKGSDHCSITTRILAGCTTGAMAVTCAQPTDVVKIRFQASVHAGPGSNRKYSGTMDAYRTIAREEGVRGLWKGTLPNITRNAIINCAEMVTYDIIKEKLLDCHLLTDNFPCHFISAFGAGFCATVVASPVDVVKTRYMNSPPGQYRSPFDCMLKMVTQEGPTAFYKGFTPSFLRLGAWNVVMFVTYEQLKRALMKVQMLRESPF